The proteins below come from a single Oerskovia jenensis genomic window:
- the nirD gene encoding nitrite reductase small subunit NirD produces MSAQMTGTTGTTAAPGLTAAPAGAVVDAQAVPVWQPVCGVADLTVERGAAALVDGNQVALFRLTDDRVLAVQQLDPFSGANVMSRGIVGTRRGVPTVASPMYKQVFALETGECLDPVGFLPVLVAGPDLATWPVEVRDGVVHVAVPTGPTPTGPTP; encoded by the coding sequence ATGAGCGCGCAGATGACGGGCACGACGGGTACGACGGCCGCACCGGGCCTGACGGCTGCGCCGGCTGGCGCGGTGGTGGACGCACAGGCCGTCCCGGTGTGGCAGCCCGTGTGCGGGGTCGCGGACCTCACGGTCGAGCGCGGGGCCGCGGCGCTCGTCGACGGGAACCAGGTCGCGCTCTTCCGCCTGACCGACGACCGCGTGCTCGCGGTCCAGCAGCTCGACCCGTTCAGCGGCGCGAACGTCATGTCGCGCGGCATCGTCGGAACGCGCCGTGGGGTGCCGACCGTCGCCTCCCCGATGTACAAGCAGGTCTTCGCGCTCGAGACGGGAGAGTGCCTCGACCCCGTCGGGTTCCTCCCCGTGCTCGTGGCGGGCCCGGACCTGGCGACGTGGCCGGTCGAGGTGCGCGACGGCGTCGTGCACGTCGCGGTGCCGACCGGCCCCACCCCGACCGGCCCCACCCCGTGA
- the cobA gene encoding uroporphyrinogen-III C-methyltransferase, producing the protein MLGTGSTGSTGSTGSTGSTGSTGSTGGTGGTVPGGSVVLVGGGPGAADLLTLRAWRALAGADVVVTDRLGPVEVLADLPAGVEIIDVGKTPGHHPVPQHEINAILVEQARRGRRVVRLKGGDPFVYGRGGEEVLACRAAGVPVEVVPGVSSALSVPALAGIPLTHRGTVGAFLVVNGHEPLGVVALAAVRDRTATLVILMGVSMLSEITDQAVTAGADAATPVAVVESGSTQHQRVTRATLGTLVRRAAEVGVRAPAVVVVGDVAAEGLLVPDTLVSLPVLSALVPEPAL; encoded by the coding sequence ATGCTCGGCACCGGCAGCACCGGCAGCACCGGCAGCACCGGCAGCACCGGCAGCACCGGCAGCACCGGCAGCACCGGCGGCACCGGCGGGACCGTGCCCGGCGGCTCGGTGGTGCTCGTGGGCGGCGGACCCGGCGCCGCCGACCTCCTCACGCTGCGCGCCTGGCGAGCGCTCGCGGGCGCCGACGTCGTCGTGACCGACCGCCTGGGACCCGTCGAGGTCCTCGCCGACCTGCCCGCGGGCGTCGAGATCATCGACGTCGGCAAGACCCCGGGCCACCACCCCGTCCCGCAGCACGAGATCAACGCGATCCTCGTCGAGCAGGCCCGCCGCGGACGACGGGTCGTGCGCCTCAAGGGCGGCGACCCGTTCGTCTACGGGCGGGGCGGCGAGGAGGTCCTCGCGTGCCGGGCCGCGGGCGTCCCGGTCGAAGTCGTGCCCGGCGTGAGCAGCGCCCTGTCCGTCCCGGCGCTCGCGGGCATCCCGCTCACGCATCGCGGGACGGTCGGCGCGTTCCTGGTCGTGAACGGTCACGAGCCCCTGGGCGTGGTCGCGCTGGCCGCGGTGCGCGACCGCACGGCTACCCTGGTGATCCTCATGGGAGTGTCGATGCTGAGCGAGATCACGGACCAGGCGGTCACCGCCGGGGCCGACGCCGCCACGCCCGTCGCCGTGGTCGAGTCCGGTTCCACGCAGCACCAACGGGTCACGCGCGCCACGCTCGGGACGCTCGTCCGTCGTGCGGCCGAGGTCGGGGTCCGGGCGCCCGCGGTCGTCGTCGTGGGGGACGTCGCGGCCGAGGGCCTGCTCGTCCCGGACACCTTGGTATCGCTGCCCGTCCTGTCCGCCCTCGTGCCGGAGCCCGCCCTGTGA
- a CDS encoding uroporphyrinogen-III synthase has product MAGCTVLVTADRRSAELAAALSRRGAEVRHAPALSMVPNEDDEALLAGTRDLIAHPPDVVVVTTGIGFRGWIEAADAHGLADELLDVMSRARLVARGPKARGAIQAAGLQADWVAESETSGEIADVLLGEGVDGLRIAVQHHGAGADGLDVVFAQAGADVASLIVYRWGPPPDEAALRASVHAAAAGEIDAVVFTSAPGAEAWLAAAESEGVGDAVVARFASGAMIAAAVGPITARPLAHRGVPTLQPDRGRLGALVRTLVGHYEHAETLALVTVAGNLQIRSRVAVLDGRVLPLSPSGLEVLRLLAARAGNRAGDVVTRDQVLAALPGDSRDPHAAEVAVARLREAVGDRTLVKTVVKRGYRLELA; this is encoded by the coding sequence ATGGCCGGCTGCACGGTCCTCGTCACGGCCGACCGCCGGTCGGCCGAGCTCGCCGCGGCGCTGTCCCGCCGGGGCGCCGAGGTGCGGCACGCGCCGGCCCTGAGCATGGTGCCCAACGAGGACGACGAGGCTCTGCTCGCGGGTACGCGGGATCTGATCGCGCACCCGCCCGACGTCGTGGTCGTCACGACGGGCATCGGGTTCCGGGGCTGGATCGAGGCCGCCGACGCGCACGGCCTGGCCGACGAGCTGCTGGACGTCATGAGCCGGGCCCGCCTGGTCGCGCGCGGCCCCAAGGCGCGCGGCGCGATCCAGGCCGCGGGCCTCCAGGCCGACTGGGTCGCCGAGTCCGAGACGTCGGGCGAGATCGCGGACGTCCTGCTCGGCGAGGGGGTCGACGGGCTGCGGATCGCAGTTCAGCACCACGGTGCAGGGGCCGACGGTCTCGACGTGGTCTTCGCGCAGGCGGGGGCCGACGTCGCGAGCCTCATCGTGTACCGCTGGGGGCCGCCGCCCGACGAGGCGGCGCTGCGCGCGTCGGTCCACGCCGCCGCGGCCGGCGAGATCGACGCGGTCGTCTTCACGTCGGCCCCGGGCGCCGAGGCCTGGCTCGCGGCGGCCGAGTCCGAGGGGGTCGGGGACGCCGTCGTCGCGCGCTTCGCGAGCGGTGCCATGATCGCCGCGGCGGTCGGCCCCATCACGGCCCGACCGCTCGCGCACCGCGGCGTCCCGACGCTCCAGCCGGACCGCGGCCGCCTCGGCGCGCTGGTCCGCACGCTCGTCGGGCACTACGAGCACGCCGAGACGCTCGCGCTCGTGACCGTCGCGGGCAACCTGCAGATCCGCTCGCGCGTCGCGGTGCTCGACGGCCGCGTCCTGCCGCTCTCGCCCTCGGGCCTCGAGGTCCTGCGGCTGCTGGCCGCGCGCGCCGGGAACCGGGCGGGGGACGTCGTGACGCGGGACCAGGTCCTCGCGGCGCTGCCCGGCGACTCGCGCGACCCGCACGCCGCCGAGGTCGCGGTCGCCCGTCTGCGCGAGGCGGTCGGCGACCGCACCCTCGTCAAGACCGTCGTCAAACGTGGCTATCGACTGGAGCTGGCATGA
- a CDS encoding sirohydrochlorin chelatase — MSTEILGFPSDATEGSAPTVDAAGSGARDVGRPVLVGCSHGTNNADGQAAIRAILDDVRATRPDLDVREAFVDVQQPEVADVVTQAVAPPAAGERPGGAAVVVPLLLSTGFHVNVDITEAVSPEHEGRGPEHGPATAARALGPDPRLAEILADRLTEAGVRPHDAVVLAAAGSSKAGAARDVEAVAEFLRAHHDGPVTVGFGAMATPTVRDAVAAARETLAASAATGEATTADGEPLGETHAAPSGSDDEPARARVPRVVVAAYLLAPGFFHDRLLETGADLVTAPLAPDARLTAIVLDRYAEGAEALAAQGPA; from the coding sequence ATGAGCACGGAGATCCTGGGGTTTCCCTCCGACGCGACCGAGGGGAGCGCGCCGACCGTCGACGCCGCGGGCAGCGGCGCGAGGGATGTCGGCCGACCCGTGCTCGTCGGCTGCTCGCACGGCACCAACAACGCGGACGGCCAGGCCGCGATCCGCGCGATCCTCGACGACGTCCGCGCGACCCGTCCCGACCTCGACGTGCGCGAGGCGTTCGTCGACGTCCAGCAGCCCGAGGTCGCGGACGTCGTCACGCAGGCCGTCGCGCCGCCCGCCGCGGGCGAGCGCCCGGGCGGGGCGGCCGTCGTCGTGCCGCTGCTGCTGTCCACGGGATTCCACGTGAACGTCGACATCACCGAGGCCGTCTCGCCCGAGCACGAGGGCCGCGGCCCCGAGCACGGACCCGCGACCGCGGCCCGCGCGCTCGGCCCCGACCCGCGCCTCGCCGAGATCCTCGCCGACCGACTGACCGAGGCCGGGGTCCGTCCGCACGACGCCGTGGTCCTGGCCGCGGCCGGGTCGAGCAAGGCGGGCGCCGCTCGCGACGTCGAGGCCGTCGCCGAGTTCCTGCGCGCGCACCACGACGGCCCCGTCACGGTCGGGTTCGGCGCGATGGCGACCCCGACGGTGCGCGACGCCGTCGCGGCCGCCCGCGAGACGCTCGCCGCGAGCGCGGCCACGGGCGAGGCGACCACCGCGGACGGCGAACCCCTCGGTGAGACCCACGCGGCGCCGTCGGGCAGCGACGACGAACCGGCACGAGCGAGGGTCCCGCGCGTGGTCGTCGCCGCCTACCTGCTCGCCCCCGGGTTCTTCCACGACCGTCTCCTCGAGACCGGCGCCGATCTCGTCACCGCGCCGCTCGCCCCCGACGCACGGCTGACCGCGATCGTGCTGGACCGCTACGCCGAGGGCGCCGAGGCCCTCGCGGCGCAGGGCCCCGCCTAG
- a CDS encoding trypsin-like serine protease, with product MKRYELSLLALLTAALMVVGAGPSSAISGGTEATQDYPFMGAYKPGHPVPPGAGGNGCGVTLIDPQWALTAAHCLKNNRAQNGSPVGWTVQVGSPDVTEGGDVATVDRFFRLPAMGEAWWGKDLMLLRLAEPVSATPIDVAAAAPSPGTSGRILGWGNTVEDGPPSYPQMLQEADVSLLASDACPTLDVGELCVGTGDGSTRGKAGNADSGGPLLVREGDAWAIAGLLTGPEEHNDAVAGLYTDVTRHGDWIRTVMETHESIPDDVFDMGMGGFPALSGCESSIVRTSTSAGDDPAMLLTNGHCLPVVDETFGIPGVGATIVDQPVDASVAFTDAQGYGLTTAEIERLLLGTITGTDVALYRLDESFEELESEGVTVLTLAESRPQVGDTVTLKTTDPRGCTIEAVVPVLREGGYEQHDALRMAAGPDCETYPGDSGAALVAADGVTVVGVNSTTNRDGLLCEIDNPCEVGPDGTTTVVTNQPYGQQVVGLNACLTEESELDLDARGCEFEASGDQRGVLPSPPDGAPVVDAPSSLTTAARRV from the coding sequence ATGAAACGCTACGAGCTGTCCCTTCTCGCCCTCCTGACCGCGGCGCTCATGGTCGTCGGCGCCGGGCCGTCGTCCGCGATCAGCGGCGGTACGGAGGCCACCCAGGACTACCCGTTCATGGGCGCCTACAAGCCCGGCCACCCGGTGCCCCCCGGCGCTGGTGGCAACGGGTGCGGCGTCACCTTGATCGATCCGCAGTGGGCCCTGACCGCAGCCCACTGCCTGAAGAACAACCGGGCGCAGAACGGGTCCCCGGTCGGCTGGACCGTGCAGGTCGGGTCGCCCGACGTCACCGAGGGGGGCGACGTCGCCACGGTGGACCGCTTCTTCCGGCTCCCCGCCATGGGCGAGGCCTGGTGGGGGAAGGACCTAATGCTCCTGCGGCTCGCGGAGCCCGTCTCCGCGACCCCGATCGACGTCGCTGCGGCGGCTCCCTCCCCCGGGACGTCCGGGCGCATCCTCGGCTGGGGAAACACCGTCGAGGACGGCCCGCCCTCCTACCCGCAGATGCTCCAGGAGGCCGACGTCAGCCTTCTCGCGAGCGACGCGTGCCCGACCCTCGACGTGGGCGAGCTGTGCGTCGGCACGGGCGACGGCAGCACCCGGGGCAAGGCCGGAAACGCCGACTCGGGCGGTCCCCTGCTGGTCCGCGAGGGCGACGCGTGGGCGATCGCCGGGCTGCTCACGGGCCCTGAGGAGCACAACGACGCGGTCGCCGGCCTCTACACCGACGTCACGCGCCACGGCGACTGGATCCGCACCGTGATGGAGACCCACGAGTCGATCCCCGACGACGTCTTCGACATGGGTATGGGCGGCTTCCCCGCGCTGTCGGGCTGCGAGTCCTCGATCGTGCGGACGTCGACGTCGGCGGGCGACGACCCGGCCATGCTCCTCACCAACGGGCACTGCCTCCCCGTCGTGGACGAGACGTTCGGCATCCCGGGGGTCGGGGCGACGATCGTCGACCAGCCCGTGGACGCGTCCGTCGCGTTCACCGACGCGCAGGGCTACGGTCTGACGACCGCCGAGATCGAGCGTCTGCTGCTCGGCACCATCACGGGGACCGACGTCGCGCTGTACCGCCTCGACGAGTCCTTCGAGGAGCTCGAGTCCGAGGGGGTCACGGTCCTGACCCTCGCCGAGTCCCGGCCGCAGGTCGGCGACACGGTGACCCTCAAGACCACCGACCCCCGCGGGTGCACGATCGAGGCGGTCGTCCCGGTCTTGCGCGAGGGCGGCTACGAGCAGCACGACGCCCTGCGCATGGCGGCCGGCCCCGACTGCGAGACGTACCCCGGCGACTCGGGGGCCGCGCTCGTCGCGGCCGACGGCGTCACCGTCGTCGGCGTCAACAGCACCACCAACCGCGACGGCCTCCTGTGCGAGATCGACAACCCCTGCGAGGTCGGCCCCGACGGGACGACCACGGTCGTGACGAACCAGCCCTACGGGCAGCAGGTCGTCGGGCTGAACGCCTGCCTCACCGAGGAGTCCGAGCTCGACCTCGATGCCCGCGGCTGCGAGTTCGAGGCATCGGGGGACCAGCGGGGGGTCCTTCCGTCACCGCCCGACGGCGCACCCGTCGTCGACGCCCCCTCGTCCCTGACCACCGCGGCGCGCCGGGTCTGA
- a CDS encoding MFS transporter yields MEPPRPEAPQAEVAAAIGDAHTPDPSLPVPASAAATTTTALEPPADAPVAVGAGLSPATQRTVLVGMVALVLLGAFEALAVATAMHTVATALDGMSLYAVAFAGSIAASVVGMVAAGRWCDRFGPGPSLWGGVGLFLAGLVVSGLAPSMELFVAGRVVQGLGTGMYIVALYVLVARVFPEERRPAVFAAFAAAWVVPSLVGPVISGLMVQHLGWRWVFLAVPVLAVPAVLMMRPGLRAVGQDRRAVTAGATGSAALWWAVAAAAGIGLLHFAGQQEGARLYVPLVAALALVVVSVPRLLPRGTARAARGLPSVIAIRGLVAAAFTGTEVLLPLLLQSERALSPTQAGGILTFGAIGWSVGAWLRGKAHWGWSHARFVLVGSLFVAGGIAGTVLLAWSAVPPLVGMLAWTFAGLGMGMVHPTLSVLTLALSPEDQQGANSSALQVSDALSAAIALAVTGSMLVVLREPLGLLAYVVCFGVMVAIALLAAFVSPRTRVQA; encoded by the coding sequence ATGGAACCACCACGCCCCGAGGCGCCCCAGGCCGAGGTCGCCGCCGCGATCGGCGACGCCCACACGCCCGACCCCTCGCTCCCGGTCCCCGCTTCCGCCGCGGCCACCACGACCACCGCGCTCGAGCCGCCCGCCGACGCACCCGTCGCCGTCGGCGCGGGCCTGTCCCCCGCGACCCAGCGCACCGTGCTCGTCGGCATGGTGGCCCTGGTGCTGCTCGGGGCGTTCGAGGCCCTCGCGGTCGCGACCGCGATGCACACCGTCGCGACCGCACTCGACGGCATGTCGCTCTACGCCGTCGCGTTCGCGGGCTCGATCGCGGCGAGCGTCGTCGGCATGGTCGCCGCAGGTCGGTGGTGCGACCGCTTCGGGCCGGGCCCGTCGCTGTGGGGCGGCGTGGGCCTGTTCCTCGCGGGCCTGGTCGTCTCGGGGCTGGCCCCGAGCATGGAGCTCTTCGTCGCGGGGCGCGTGGTGCAGGGACTCGGCACCGGGATGTACATCGTGGCGCTGTACGTGCTCGTCGCCCGCGTCTTCCCCGAGGAACGCCGGCCCGCCGTGTTCGCGGCCTTCGCGGCGGCCTGGGTCGTGCCCTCGCTCGTCGGCCCCGTCATCTCGGGGCTCATGGTCCAGCACCTCGGGTGGCGGTGGGTCTTCCTCGCCGTGCCCGTGCTCGCCGTCCCCGCCGTGCTCATGATGCGCCCGGGCCTGCGGGCCGTCGGCCAGGACCGCCGCGCGGTCACGGCCGGCGCGACCGGGAGCGCGGCACTGTGGTGGGCCGTGGCCGCAGCCGCCGGGATCGGCCTGCTGCACTTCGCAGGGCAGCAGGAAGGCGCCCGCCTGTACGTGCCGCTCGTCGCGGCGCTCGCCCTCGTCGTGGTCTCCGTGCCCCGGCTGCTGCCGCGCGGCACTGCCCGCGCGGCCCGCGGGCTCCCGTCCGTCATCGCGATCCGTGGCCTCGTCGCCGCGGCGTTCACCGGGACCGAGGTCCTGCTGCCCCTGCTCCTCCAGTCCGAGAGAGCCCTGTCCCCGACCCAGGCCGGCGGGATCCTCACCTTCGGGGCGATCGGCTGGTCGGTCGGTGCGTGGCTGCGCGGCAAGGCGCACTGGGGCTGGTCGCACGCGCGGTTCGTCCTCGTCGGTTCGCTCTTCGTCGCAGGCGGGATCGCGGGCACCGTGCTGCTCGCCTGGTCAGCGGTGCCGCCCCTCGTCGGCATGCTCGCCTGGACGTTCGCGGGCCTGGGCATGGGCATGGTCCACCCGACGCTCTCGGTCCTCACGCTCGCCCTGTCCCCCGAGGACCAGCAGGGCGCGAACAGCTCGGCGCTCCAGGTCTCCGACGCCCTGTCCGCAGCCATCGCGCTCGCCGTGACGGGGTCGATGCTCGTGGTGCTGCGCGAACCCCTCGGGCTCCTGGCGTACGTCGTGTGCTTCGGGGTCATGGTCGCGATCGCGCTGCTCGCGGCGTTCGTCTCGCCGCGGACCCGCGTCCAGGCCTGA
- the soxR gene encoding redox-sensitive transcriptional activator SoxR yields the protein MPDDGPHPDDELTVGELARRSGVAVSALHFYEREGLLSSRRTPGNQRRYPRETLRRVSFIRVSQRVGIPLALVREALGTLPQNRTPTAKDWRRLSRMWHADLDARIEQLVRLRDHLTDCIGCGCLSLRKCVLANPHDVLAEEGPGPRTWLVEGLDD from the coding sequence ATGCCTGACGACGGACCTCACCCCGACGACGAGCTCACGGTCGGCGAGCTCGCGCGCCGCAGCGGCGTCGCGGTGTCGGCCCTGCACTTCTACGAACGCGAAGGTCTGCTCTCGTCCCGCCGTACGCCCGGCAACCAGCGCCGCTACCCCCGCGAGACCTTGCGCCGCGTCTCGTTCATCCGCGTCTCGCAGCGCGTCGGGATCCCGCTCGCCCTGGTCCGTGAGGCTCTCGGCACGCTCCCGCAGAACCGCACGCCGACCGCCAAGGACTGGCGGCGCCTGTCGCGCATGTGGCACGCAGACCTCGACGCCCGGATCGAGCAGCTCGTGCGCCTGCGTGACCACCTCACGGACTGCATCGGGTGCGGCTGCCTGTCGCTGCGCAAGTGCGTCCTGGCCAACCCGCACGACGTGCTCGCGGAGGAGGGCCCCGGTCCGCGCACCTGGCTCGTCGAGGGCCTCGACGACTGA
- a CDS encoding vWA domain-containing protein has product MTFQPLVPLWAWAVVFVPLLGLAGWQLAVALRAAARGPVGQGRVAGPRGAWARRTALVALLAVIGLGPSVPVTDRDTSVANVDMFFVVDRTGSMAAEDFDGTNERLDGVRHDIASLTADIPGARYSIISFDSQASRQVPLTTDARAITSWAETFQREITLYSKGSLTDRPLDALGAALQGAATDRPANVRLVFFLSDGEQTADGEPRSYEDLAPLVDGGAVLGYGTSEGGRMKEYMPGEDPATAGYLRDPSRATLDEAESPDALSLIDEDNLRAVATQLGVPYAHRETTGPTAELVAGVDAQQVAADGRRLVTAYRPVVWPFALVGAVLLGFEAWAAGRSASRRVGVRA; this is encoded by the coding sequence ATGACCTTCCAGCCGTTGGTGCCCCTGTGGGCGTGGGCCGTCGTGTTCGTCCCGCTGCTCGGTCTCGCCGGGTGGCAGCTCGCCGTCGCTCTCCGTGCCGCGGCACGCGGTCCCGTCGGGCAGGGCCGGGTCGCGGGACCCCGTGGTGCGTGGGCCCGCCGGACCGCGCTCGTCGCCCTGCTCGCCGTGATCGGGCTCGGCCCCTCGGTCCCCGTGACGGACCGCGACACGTCGGTCGCGAACGTGGACATGTTCTTCGTGGTCGACCGCACGGGGTCCATGGCGGCCGAGGACTTCGACGGCACCAACGAGCGCCTCGACGGCGTGCGCCACGACATCGCGAGCCTCACGGCGGACATCCCGGGCGCCCGCTACTCGATCATCTCGTTCGACTCCCAGGCGAGCCGCCAGGTCCCGCTCACGACCGACGCCCGGGCCATCACGTCCTGGGCCGAGACCTTCCAGCGCGAGATCACGCTCTACTCCAAGGGGTCGCTCACGGACCGGCCGCTCGACGCGCTCGGCGCCGCGCTCCAGGGTGCCGCGACGGACCGACCGGCCAACGTGCGCCTGGTGTTCTTCCTGTCCGACGGCGAGCAGACCGCCGACGGCGAGCCCCGCTCGTACGAGGACCTCGCGCCCCTCGTCGACGGCGGCGCCGTCCTCGGCTACGGCACCTCGGAGGGGGGTCGCATGAAGGAGTACATGCCGGGCGAGGACCCGGCCACGGCCGGGTACCTGCGGGACCCGTCGCGCGCGACCCTCGACGAGGCCGAGTCGCCCGATGCGCTGTCGCTGATCGACGAGGACAACCTGCGTGCGGTCGCCACCCAGCTCGGGGTGCCGTACGCGCACCGCGAGACCACCGGCCCGACCGCCGAGCTCGTCGCGGGGGTCGACGCCCAGCAGGTCGCGGCCGACGGCAGGCGCCTGGTGACGGCGTACCGTCCGGTCGTGTGGCCGTTCGCGCTCGTGGGCGCCGTCCTGCTCGGGTTCGAGGCGTGGGCCGCCGGCCGGTCGGCCTCGCGTCGGGTGGGGGTCCGCGCATGA
- a CDS encoding vWA domain-containing protein, which produces MVTPGPQGASILWPWLLAAVVVLVLAAGASAWWLARRRRARAEKARSDDVTWVANSAYLAQVPAFAAWVRRYRTLQVAGLGGLLVALVGVGAVAARPVETDLVVDRMGTRDIVLCLDVSGSMTAYDGEILKVYSELVDNFEGERIALSIFNSTSRTVFPLTDDYTLVQEELAAGVAAFDKDPSTLDFSSERDRKDVLEFLTYTAGTLANESAASLIGDGLANCALQFDEETTDRSRSIILATDNYVAGEPIYTLEEAAALVTSRDITLHGIYGGSELYEGTPEETQYREVVQDGGGLYFLAGDPQAVEGMVEDVVAQQAVELDASPEVVVTDLPTTWFLVATAGTALLVVVAWRLRE; this is translated from the coding sequence GTGGTGACGCCCGGGCCCCAGGGCGCCTCGATCCTGTGGCCGTGGCTGCTCGCCGCGGTCGTGGTCCTGGTGCTGGCCGCGGGCGCGTCGGCATGGTGGCTCGCGCGCCGCCGTCGGGCACGGGCGGAGAAGGCGCGGTCCGACGACGTCACGTGGGTCGCGAACTCGGCGTACCTCGCGCAGGTCCCCGCGTTCGCGGCGTGGGTGCGCCGCTACCGGACGCTCCAGGTCGCGGGGCTCGGAGGCCTGCTCGTCGCGCTCGTGGGCGTCGGCGCGGTGGCCGCTCGTCCGGTCGAGACGGACCTGGTCGTGGACCGCATGGGGACCCGCGACATCGTGCTGTGCCTCGACGTGTCCGGCTCCATGACGGCCTACGACGGCGAGATCCTCAAGGTCTACTCGGAGCTCGTCGACAACTTCGAGGGCGAGCGCATCGCGCTGTCGATCTTCAACTCGACGTCGCGGACCGTGTTCCCTCTGACCGACGACTACACGCTGGTCCAGGAGGAGCTCGCTGCGGGGGTCGCGGCGTTCGACAAGGACCCCAGCACGCTCGACTTCAGCAGCGAGCGTGACCGGAAGGACGTCCTGGAGTTCCTCACCTACACCGCGGGGACCCTGGCGAACGAGTCCGCGGCGAGCCTGATCGGCGACGGGCTGGCGAACTGCGCGCTCCAGTTCGACGAGGAGACCACGGACCGGTCGCGCTCGATCATCCTCGCGACCGACAACTACGTCGCGGGCGAGCCCATCTACACGCTCGAGGAGGCCGCAGCGCTCGTCACCTCGCGCGACATCACCCTGCACGGGATCTACGGCGGCTCCGAGCTCTACGAGGGCACCCCCGAGGAGACGCAGTACCGCGAGGTCGTCCAGGACGGTGGCGGGCTGTACTTCCTCGCGGGCGACCCGCAGGCCGTCGAGGGCATGGTCGAGGACGTGGTCGCGCAGCAGGCCGTCGAGCTCGACGCGAGCCCCGAGGTCGTCGTGACCGACCTGCCCACGACCTGGTTCCTCGTGGCGACCGCCGGTACCGCCCTGCTCGTCGTCGTCGCCTGGAGGCTGCGCGAATGA
- a CDS encoding DUF58 domain-containing protein — MTDVSRLAQVRARLELPLARRASGLLEGRHRSILKGHGQDFDDLHLYAPGEDVGDIDWKSSARAGIPVVRRFVRESNVNLVLVVDTGRNMGATAASGEPKADVVSFCCALVAYLARDRGDRVALVAGDAERIVQLPPRASTQDLELLLRTVEKQLRVDAPPSDLNRALDRALNAFRRRSLMVVLTDEARPGPEHERLLRRLRVRHEVMVVAVADLSPVGAPADPSARTTGQVADVDGTLDLPPFLRGRADIAAGAAQAARSRRGAVVDLLRTLQVEAVSVTGTGDVVPRFVELLGRAKRAGR, encoded by the coding sequence ATGACAGACGTGTCGCGACTGGCCCAGGTGCGGGCCAGGCTCGAGCTCCCGCTGGCCCGGCGGGCCTCGGGGCTGCTCGAGGGGCGGCACCGCTCGATCCTCAAGGGACACGGGCAGGACTTCGACGACCTCCACCTGTACGCGCCGGGTGAGGACGTGGGGGACATCGACTGGAAGTCGAGCGCCCGCGCGGGCATCCCCGTGGTACGCCGATTCGTGCGCGAGTCCAACGTCAACCTGGTCCTCGTCGTGGACACTGGCCGCAACATGGGGGCCACGGCCGCGAGCGGCGAGCCCAAGGCCGACGTCGTGAGCTTCTGCTGCGCGCTCGTGGCCTACCTGGCGCGCGACCGCGGGGACCGGGTCGCGCTCGTCGCGGGCGACGCGGAGCGCATCGTCCAGCTTCCGCCCCGGGCCAGCACGCAGGACCTCGAGCTCCTGCTCCGTACGGTCGAGAAGCAGCTCCGGGTCGACGCGCCGCCGAGCGACCTGAACCGCGCGCTCGACCGGGCTCTCAACGCCTTCCGCCGCCGCTCGCTCATGGTCGTCCTGACGGACGAGGCCCGACCGGGTCCCGAGCACGAGCGCCTGCTGCGGCGCCTGCGCGTGCGCCACGAGGTCATGGTCGTCGCGGTCGCGGACCTGTCGCCGGTCGGTGCGCCCGCCGACCCCTCGGCGCGGACGACGGGCCAGGTCGCCGACGTCGACGGCACGCTCGACCTGCCGCCGTTCCTGCGGGGTCGTGCGGACATCGCCGCAGGGGCTGCGCAGGCGGCGCGCTCCCGGCGCGGGGCGGTCGTGGACCTGTTGCGCACCCTCCAGGTGGAGGCCGTGAGCGTGACCGGGACCGGCGACGTCGTGCCCCGTTTCGTCGAGCTGCTGGGGAGGGCCAAGCGTGCCGGACGATGA